The window AAGGTAACTTGTACCCCGCCCAGCCCCATCCCGGACATCACTCACTGGGGGCTTGGTGGTGGGTAGGAAAGGTGGGTGGTTCCTAGGGCTCCTGGCTGTCTCTCCTCCCCTTTGTTTCCCACTGATCTCAACACAGCTCATGACTGAGAACTTCTGACTGAGAGATTTATACAAGAGGTTGCATTCCTCAAAGTAAGTGATTATtgaggggtaaaaaaaaaaaaaggaaaaccatgaaAAAAACCCCGATGCACCCTACTTGCTTATATGTGCATAGAATATCTctggaaaaatatataagaagcCAATGGTGTGGGCTGTTTCCCAGGAAAGGTCCAGCATGGCTGGAGCACTGGGGTGAAAGGAGAACATCATTGATGCTCTACTCTTTTGTACCTTTGGAATTTTGTATGGATGGcttgaaaatagaaagaaataacatttgatttttaaaagaggcaGTCCTTGGAAAAAAGTTACTAATTTGCATACTGCAAGTTGAGAAAGTGAGAGACCAGAGCAAGAGGAGATCACAACAAGATAAAAAGGTGGGGGCCGTTATGGAGCCCCGGGAAAGGAGGGCTGGACAAGAGACTCCGTCCATGTTTCTCTAGCACTTTCCAGGAGAATAAAGCTCTTATTCTAGCACTCTCCTCCTTTGGACCTATCTGTAGAGAGCAGAAAAGGGACCACGAGGCTCTGTTGCATGATGACCCCTTAAAAACCACCAGCTTTCCATGGTCTTCCAGCAACCCATTTGGACGTCATCTCCGCGGTTGACTCCTTCAGTCCCTATGTGCATCCTCCGAGTGCCCCTGGCCCCCTGCCCTCCCGTAGCTGTGCTGCACAGAAAACCGGCCCAGCTCTTGGGTTAAACAGATTCCGTAACAAACGTCAGAAGCAGCATCCTGGCTTATAAGTTGTTTTTTGGTGAGTGCAATGGGCATGCCGTGCTCCTCCAGGCCTGACCACCTGTATAAGAGTTGGCAGGAGTACATTTCTCAACTCACACTCTTAGGGCAGTAGAGGTGGGGCCCAAGACCTTTGTCTCTCCTGGTGTCAGTGAGCTCAGTGTAGCCCCTTTTCCTTGTTCCAGGTCCGGAAGCTGCAGTCACAGACACACAAAGGTGCTGGGGCTTGCACATGCACCAGCGTCACTTTCTCCAGCCACACCGCTACGTTTGAGGGCTCTCCTGTCCTTCTCTAACAGAACTAGTCTGGGACTAGACGCCAGGCTTTGGGCTAACTACTTGATGTGTCTTCACTTATTTAATCCTTCCAATAACCCTTTAAGTTAGGtaccattattatcatcatcaacccctattttatagagaaggaaactgaggtgcagaaaaATTCTGGTTGAGGTTCACAGCAAATAAGCAGTGGAGGCCAAATGTGCCCCCAGGTAGACCCAAATCAAAGCCACACTGTTACCTTCTGCTCTGCGCTGCCTCCCGGGGCAGTAGCCCTTGTGAGCCTCCCCATGTCAGGGTGTCTAATGAAAAGCTTCCCTGCTGGTTGAGCTGAAGGGGTCAGGGTCGGGGGTGTACAGAGAAACTCAGGCCACAGGGCCTTTGGGCAGGACTGGCGTCACAAAGCAATCATGGTTTCCCGGTGAACACAAGACTTTGGCCCTCAGGCAAGACTCCTTGATGTCTGGTGGAGCCTGTGCTCCCCAGCAGTGCTCACAGATCCACCCCTGACTGCCAGCCAGCCCCTGGATGGCGGTGCCTGTCTAAGATTCTGTGGTCAGTGCCACGCAGCTACCTCCAGAGGCCCTGCAGCCTAGCCATGTGGCCCCAAGCTCCGGGCTAGAGGCCAAGGGGAGTGTCCCTTccctctctgtgtcacccagggcaTAGGtcacccaggcagcctggcatGATGCCTCCAAGCCACTGTGCTAAGGCTTCTACAGCTtctgctccctccctgcctccatggGGCCCAGACCTAGCCCTGATGCTGCTCGGGGAACCGGGTCAGAGCAGCACCCtagctcccccacccccaggagcCCCTCAGCCTTGGCCTGCTGTCATTTTCGTCCCGCCCCAATCCTGCAAATCGGGCCCTTGCAGGATTCCTGCTGACTCAGCAGCTGGGCCTGGACAGGACTTAGTCCCAGCATGAGCCAATCCCCCTGTAGTGTAGGCGAGAATGACAAGCCCTCCACCAGAAGGTTCTTTATTGCTCTGAGACTTCCCTGGGATAATTCCACCCCAGGAGCcctctctctgcttccatctcCTCCCCACACACCCCCTGGCCTTAAAAAAGGATGATCACAGACCACAGGCACTGAAAAGAGCAAACCAAGAGCGGCATCAATACCATCACACAGTGGTGCACATAACACTctttcagtttcttatttttcctaatcGCTTCTTCCTGCTAAAATATAGTAGCttaacaaaaacaatgacaacaacaatcTAGTGTTTGCCATTTACAAGGCACTTTCTCTGTGAGTAGCATGACATggtaaaagaggaagagaagaattaTAAAACGCAGCAAGATCACGAGTCAATGATTCACCCTGTCTgaacctgcttcttttttttctgaagacaaagtcttgctctgtcgccaggctggagtacagtggcacagtctcagctcactgcaacctccgccttctgtgttcaagcaattctcctgcctcagccacccgagtagctgggactacaagcgcacgccaccatgcccaactaatttttgtatttttagtagagacggagtttcaccatgttggccgggatggtctcgatctcttgaccccgtgatccacctgcctcggccacccaaccGAGCCTGCTTCTTTGCTTGTAAAATGGAAGAGTCATAACAACCAACTTGAGTcttgacattttaatgaaataatgcatgggAAAGCAGAAAACAGCACAAAGATTACCGGTTATAAGAGCTAAATCACTGTGACTCCAGATCCAAATTCAATACCTACTGAATCAGTGGTTTCTAACtagtcaatattttttttctttttcttgtttttttttttttttttgagacagagtctcggctgggtgcagtggctcacacctgtaatcccagctctttgagaggccgaagtgggcagatcactcgaggttaggacctagagaccagcctggccaacatggcaaaaccccgtccttactgaaagtaaaaaaaattagctgggcgtggtagcatgtgcctgtaattccaagtactcgggaggctgaggtggaagaattgcttgaacctaggaggcggaagttgcagtgagccgacactccatctcaaaaaaaaaaaaaaaaaaggagagagacagagtctcactctgcttctaggctggagtgcagtgctgtgatctcagctcactgcagcctccgcctcctgggctcgtgcaattctctggcctcaacgtcccaagtacctggaacgacgggcacatgccgccatgcctggttaatttattattttttgtagagacgtggtttcaccatgttgtccaggctggtctcaaactcctgagctcgagctatcctcctgccttggcctcccaaagtgctgggattacaggcatgagccaccgtgcccggcgactagccaatttttaaaaaattacattttctagaGGTGTCATTTTTACTGGGAAAAACACAGTGACACCATTCAAGAAAAAACTGAACAGTAACTTTAATCACTACATTAACACAATTTTAAAGGTTGATCTGCAACATATATAccttttaaagaatgttttcatcatatgtaggcagttttgttttgtttttgtttttgttttgaggcagagtcttgctctgtcaccaaggctggagtgtagtggtgtgatctcggctcactgcaacctctgcctcccgggttcaagtgattttcctgcctcagcttcccaagtagctgggactacaggtgtgtgccaccacgcccagctaatttttgtatttttagtacagaaggggtttcaccatgttggtcaggctggtctcgaacttctgacctcatgatccacccgcctcggcctcccaaagtgttggaattacaggcgtgagccaccgcgcccggtcataGGCAGCTTTTAAAAGAACACATCtgcagcctggccatcatggtgaaacccgtctttacgaaaaatacaaaagttagctgagcgtggtggcacctgcctgtaatcccacttgcttaggaggctgaggagggaggatcgcttgagccctggaagcgGAGGCTGccgtccagcctgggcgacaaaacaagactctgtctcgaatagaaaacaaaacaaaacaacaacaacaacaacaaaccatgtGTGATTCCAAGCAAAGCAGAGAATCTCTAGGCACCAGAAAAACCTCGAGGCATGCGCTGAAAGGAAGAGGTCAGAATTCTCCGCGAGGAGCTCAGAGGATTCTGAGGCAAGAGAGAAGGCGGCTGCGCCTGGACACAGCTCTGAGCTCGTGCTCCCTCCTTCAGGCACCAAGTCTTGAGTTGCTAGAAAATGGAGCTGTCACTGGGCCTTGCTCTGCCAGGACCTGTAGAGCTGGGGACCTCTCTGCGGCGAGCCCAGCAGTTTGACTGCTCTGAGGCGCCctagggctgagggaggggcCGCGACACCAGCCCCGCCCCGAAGCCACCTgggaaaaggaagcagaaaaaggaGAAGCAGCAACGGCTGCTCTGCTTCCTTCCCATGTCGCTCTTGGGACATGCCCGGCCAGCAGAAAGCAACTCCATAGGGGAGGAGAGCCACGGAGGATCTCACAGCCGCAGTCTAATAGTATCGCAGaggtaattttaactttttacttttctactcCTCCAGGGGCAGCTAAtatccctccacccccaccccggaAGTTGAGATGTCCCTTCTCAGTTCCACCCAGGCATCGCCTAAGTTGGGAACAGGTCATATGTCTTAAAATTTGggattctttaaaaacatatgtgaccaggcgcggtggctcacacgggtaatcccaggactttgggaggccgaggcgggtggataatttgaggtcaggagttcaataccagcctggccaacatggtgaaacctcatctctaatataaatacaaaaattagccgggtggtagtagtagctgtaatcccaggtactcgggaggctgaggcaggagaatccctcaaacctaggaggcagaggttgcggggaggcagaggttgtgatgagccatgattgcgccactgcaccccagtctgggtgacagagtgagaccctgtctcaaaacaataacaacaacacaaATGTGTGATGgcgtatgcctatagtcccagctactggggaggctgaggtgggaggatggtttgagcctgggaagtcgaggcttcagtgaactgtgatcatgccactgcaatccagcctgggcgacagagtgagaccctgtctcaaaaaacaaacaaaaacaaacaataaagcaCATGTGGTGCGTTGTAGAAGTCATTGACCTTGGTAAGACAGTGGAGGAAACTACTTTGCTCTGACTCATAAATTTGCCCCCAGTAAACAGTATTTATAAATAGCCCCAGTCAGGCACTGCATGAAGACATTTCAGTCAACGACAGACCGTGTGTACaacggtggtcccataagattataattcttataaataagaatttttcagcttAGCGTCATGGCACAACCactaccttttctatatttagatacagGAATACTTAGCACTGCGTTACAATAGCCTATAGTACCCATTACAGGAATGCTGTACCGGTGTACCTGGTAATGTACCTGGTACAGCATTCCTGTAATGGGTACTGTAGGCTATTGTAACACAGTGCTACGGgccataccatatagcctaggcgTGGAGTAGACTAGGCCATCCACGTTTGTGTCATTACAATCTATGATTTTGTAAAACGATGAAAATGCCTAATGAAGCATTTATCAGAATGtgtccctgtcattaagtgacaccTCACTGTGTTTCCAAGACATAGTACTGGTCCTTGGGAAGCTCTAAAGAGAGGTCACTGTGAGCTGAACCATCCTCCTCACTCTGTGCATGGAACCCAACTTAGCTTCCATTTCAGCATTTAGGCTTATAGGAGGAGAACAGGTTAGAAGCCACAGACCAGCAAGAATTGAAGACATCGTCCTATAATTTCTACTgaaccaggtctgtctgactgGAACTTCATTTTGCCTCTTTGTTTTAACTCCTCAGGAATGTGAGTCAACATTCCATGTCTTCCAGGAGGCTCCTGATCTTCTCTACCCAGGGACCACTCTTATCTGACCCAGAGACAGGTTAGCTGATTGTGACTCACACACCCTCACTTCCTTCGATGCCCAGGCATCTGTTTAAAATCTGACCCTGTAAAGACTTTTCCTATTTTGGAAAAGCTCTTCTGTTGTTTGCCTGCACAAATTTGTGctccatttttaatttcaatttttgtagagaaggcgGGTTCTTGCTTTGCTGCCTCggctagtctcaacctcctgggctcaagtgatcctcctgctttggcctcccacagtgctgggattacaggtgtgagccaccataccaggatGGATTTGTCTTCCTTCAGAAGACAGTAACTGATGTTGCCCCTGGCCTTTCTCCCCTAGGATTCAGCAGTGGTCACTATGGGTTCTGTGAATTCCAGAGGTCACAAGGCAGAAGCCCAGGTGGTGATGATGGGCCTGGACTCGGCGGGCAAGACCACGCTCCTTTACAAGCTGAAGGGCCACCAGCTGGTGGAGACCCTGCCCACTGTTGGTTTCAACGTGGAGCCTCTGGAAGCTCCTGGGCACGTGTCACTGACTCTCTGGGACGTTGGGGGGCAGGCCCCGCTCAGGGCCAGCTGGAAGGACTATCTGGAAGGCACAGATACCCTCGTGTACGTCCTGGACAGCACAGATGAAGCCCGCTTACCCGAGTCAGCGGCTGAGCTCACGGAAGTCCTGAGTGACCCCAACATGGCTGGCGTCCCCTTCTTGGTGCTGGCCAACAAGCAGGAGGCACCTGATGCACTTCCGCTGCTTAAGATCAGAAACAGGCTGAGTCTAGAGAGATTCCAGGACCGCTGTTGGGAGCTCCGGGGCTGCAGTGCCCTCACTGGGGAGGGGCTGCCCGAGGCCCTGCAGAGCCTGCGGAGCCTCCTGAAATCTCGCAGATGCCTGTGTCTCCAGGAGAGAGCCGGTGGGGCTGAGCGTGGAGACAGCAAGAGATCTTGATCCAGACAGAGCAGCATATCTTTGCTCATACAAACTAGAAGAACCAGCTGATCCTTGAGAAACTTACGCTCAGTCTATCAAACAAGAAATGCTGGCttggcccggtggctcacacctgtaatcccagcactttgggagaccacagtgggagaatcccttgagcccaggagttggagagcaacatcacaagaccccatttctactaataatcaaaaaattggccgggcatggtggcgtgtgcctgtagtcccacctacttgggaggctgaggcaggagaattgcttaagcccggcgggtagaggttgcagtgagctgagattgcgccactgcacttcagtctgggcaacagagtgagaccctgtctcaataataataataataataataatactctaagaaaaaaaaatctcaacctACTTCATTTAATAGCTCGTTACCAAGTATGATTGAAGCAATATATCATGATAGAGTAGCCACTGGTTGCATAATAATAGAAACCTAAATTATCAAATAGGGAAAGaggttttaaaatcaaatttgaggccagatgcagtggctcatgcctgtaatcccagcactttgggtggctgaggcaggcagatcacttgaggccaagagttcaagaccagcctggccaacatggtgaaaccccatctctactgaaaatacaaaaattagacagacatggtggtgcatgcctgcagtcccagctactcaggaggttgaggcagaagaatcgcttgaacccaggaagtgaaggttgcagtgagctgagattgtgccactgcactccagcgtgggtgacaaagagaggctgtgtctccaaaaagaaaaaaaaaaaaaaagtcaaattcaaaTATCATCTGGACATGTCACAATGGATCACGGATCCTTATGAGTGATTTTTCCCAGTGGCCCCTGGGGATGTGCCATTGTCACTCGGAAGGCAAGCTAGGCAGGGACCACACAACAGCAGGGGTCTGCAGGTTAGATATTCCCTGGGCAAGAGGCTGGAAGTTCACGCCATCCAAAatttatcctcttttttttttcttatgctaaTTAGCCTCTCCCGATTTTATGGCATCttgtgttgatctttttcaaaaactgtttctttttttttttccttctcttttctccttcttgtaGCACATATCTTTCCTTAAAGATcagatcaataaaatattttatttattcattcatttaaccaaaaaaaatttttttagagcaTTTAGTTTGTGGCAAAAGTACTGAGCTTTCCAATATGAATCATGTGCTTTAGGTGGGAGTTGTGAATTCTGAAGATACAGATGACAGTGATGAATGCCTTCTGTCTCATGATTGATAGAGAAAAGGGAGGTTGACCATAGCATCCTAGAAGGTTCATCAGGTGATCACTACCTAGCATCCATGAAGCTCctgaaattatttgtaaaatgttacattttgGGCCATTTTTCTGGGGAAGGAGATCCACAACTTTTTACCAGATTTTCAAAGACATCTGTGACTCCCAAAAGTTAATCACTGATGTGGTGGTTGTATCCCTCATCCAACCCCAGAACACTTTCTGTAATCTGAGTTTTTTTAATGGCAAGTGGCTTATATTTAGCACCTGTTCTCATGTTAAACAGCTCTGAATGTTAGATATTCCTCCTTATCCTGGAtcggttctctctctctctggagtcATGCAGTATAAATTGGCCATCAGTACCCTTCTAAAGTCTGAGATCCATCAGGACCCTCTTCTAACACCAGGTTAGGCATGCCTGTTATTTCCAGTACTTGTCAATTGACATGTTTCAAGACACTGTGTTAGACAGtagggatgcaaagatgaatgAGATAAGGCCTCAGGCCTCATGGAAGGTGAGACAGTAAAGACATAACTCCCATAAAAATGTGAGGAGAGAGACTCAGTTCAGCAACTGTTTTTCGAGCACTTACTTGGACCAAGCTCTGTGGTCTTGGCGTTTTACATAGACTGTCTCTAATTCTCACAACTCTGCaaaatattattcccattttataaaactacaaactgaggctcagacaggttgTGACCTCTTGTTGCTTGAGGCACAGAATTATAAAGTAACATCTGGAATTTGAAATCAGACCTGTTTCGTGCTAATGCTGCATTTTTCTACAACATCATGCTTCTAGAAGGTTGAAGCTAGGTAGGCTTTCAGCCAGCAGACATGATGGGGAGAGCCTTCTAATGAGAGGGAAGAGACTGCTTGGAAGCATGAACGGGGGTGTAAGAAAGATAAGTAAGCAAGTGTACTTGCAACAGAGGCTTGGGTTGAGGGGTGGGTAAGGGTGACATCatgatagaaaacaaaacatggaaTGGGTCCAATTTGGGCAGGTTGTTTGAATTTCAATAATCAGGGGTTTGGgtcaaggaagaaaaatcatgGGACTTGCCATTTAGGAGGATAATTTTGTGGCAGTGTGGGGGtgaaacagagaaaagggaaccctggaGCTGGGAAGGCAGGAAATCAGCTGGATGACCATCACAGCAAAGGAGGGAGTGGAAGAGAGATGAGAGAACTGAGAGCTATTATTAAGAAAAACAGTTGAGAGAGGAAGAATTTGCAGAGGGCTCAAGACTGAGTCTGCATACCGGAAGGACTGGAATGCCATGAACTTGAGAAGGTGAGTGCTGAAGAACCAGGATGGGTCGGGCTGGAACTGCTGGGTTCAGCTTTTGAAGGGTGGGTACACATTTGGTTATAGCTGCTTTCAGATTGTTCCATTATCTGCACTCCCAACTACCCTGCCAGATGTATTTGTTGGCTGTCACTCATGGAGGCTCATTTCCTCGCatgatttgtcattttttattgtgagcTCATCTTCAGTAGGAGTTGTTTTTCCTGTGTGACTCCCATGTGCCCTGGTCTGTAACAACATTTCCACAGAGTGGTATCTACTAGGATCCTggggatttcaattattttagacCAAATATTATGTCAGTTTCTCTACCTGGGGCTCCTGGACCTCAGAGGTAGTATATATCTGAACTGTGCAACCATTCAATGCACGGGCCCTAGGGATTCCGTATGTGAcaggtgacttttttttccttacctTTATGTTCTAAGACAGACAACTTGCCTCCTCAAACTTCCCTGAGCTGGTGggcagcattttatttatttattttatttttatttttattttattttgaggcggagtctccgtctgtagcccaggctggagtgcagtagtgtgatctcggctccctgcaagctccgcctccaggacTCAcactgttctgcctcagcctcccgagtagctgggactgcaggtgcccgccaagacgcacagctaatttttttttttttttgtatttctagtagagacagggtttcactgtgttagccaggatgctgtagatctcctgacctcatgatccgcccatcttggcttcccaaagtgctgggattacaggcgtgagccactgcgcccggccggtggGCGGCATGTTTTTAACCCTCTTTTAAGGAGGGGTCATCTCTCTGATGCTCTTCTTTTTTGCTGAGCTCAGATTAACATTttctagctgggtgtggtggctcacacctgtgatcccagcactttgggagaccgaggcaggaggatcacgaggtcaggagattgagaccagcctgaccagcatagtgaaaccccgtctctactaaaaatacaaaaaaattagccgggcgtggtggcgggcgcctgtaatctcagctactcaggaggctgaagcaggagaatggcttgaacctgcgaggcggaggttgcagtgagccaacattgtacctctgcactccagcctgggcaagagtgcgagactccgtctcgaaacaAACAAACGAAGAAACCATTTTCTCTCCTCCAAGCAAGCCTAAGGCCGCATGTCCTGTTCTCACACAGGTGTTTTAATTTCAGCCCAGTCTCTAGAGCCTAAATTTGTCTCCTCTACAATTTCCGTGGGCTCTAGGTTTCCAGCTTATACTACTTTGGCTGtggtttctctcttctgtttctacCACTTGaggatttccttttattttgtttaaagacagcatgcattaaaaaaatttttttggccaggcatggtggctcatgcttgtaatctcagaactttgggaggccgaggcgggcagatcacgaggtcaggaaattgagaccatcctggctaacatgatgaaaccacgtctctactgaaaataagaggaaaaaaaaaattagctggacgtggtggtgggtgtctgtagtcccagctactcgggaggctgaggcaggagaatggcatgaacccaggaggcggagcttacagtgagccgagatcacgccactgcactccagtctgggggacagacagagtgagattctgtctcaaaaaaaaaaaaaaaaattgttatagtTTACCCAACATTTCTATGATTTTCAGTGCCCTCTTTGCATGTGCTGTGGCCCGTCAAACTCCCATGCCAGGTGCAGTACTTGTAGTTGCAGTAGTGACCATAGCAGTGACAATAGTTCTACAGGGTCACAGAACTTTAGGAAGCCTCCTAACACCCCTGCTCTTCATTAGGCTGCAGCTACTTTCCTACTTTCCTGTGCATGATTTAAggatccttattttttttttttttttttttttttttttttgagacggagtctcgctctgttgcccaggctagagtgcagtggccggatctcagctcactgcaagctccgcctcctgggttcacgccattctccggcctcagcctcccgagtagctgggactacaggcgcccgccacctcgcccggctacttttttgtatttcttagtagagacggggtttcaccatgttagccaggatggtctcgatctcctgacccg is drawn from Papio anubis isolate 15944 chromosome 15, Panubis1.0, whole genome shotgun sequence and contains these coding sequences:
- the ARL11 gene encoding ADP-ribosylation factor-like protein 11 gives rise to the protein MGSVNSRGHKAEAQVVMMGLDSAGKTTLLYKLKGHQLVETLPTVGFNVEPLEAPGHVSLTLWDVGGQAPLRASWKDYLEGTDTLVYVLDSTDEARLPESAAELTEVLSDPNMAGVPFLVLANKQEAPDALPLLKIRNRLSLERFQDRCWELRGCSALTGEGLPEALQSLRSLLKSRRCLCLQERAGGAERGDSKRS